A single window of Vibrio sp. SCSIO 43137 DNA harbors:
- the mutY gene encoding A/G-specific adenine glycosylase, with protein sequence MTPFAQAILSWYDNFGRKELPWQQEKTLYKVWLSEIMLQQTQVTTVIPYFERFLQRFPTISHLAQAQQDEVLHLWTGLGYYARARNLHKAAQIVHQQYQGEFPQNIEEVNALPGVGRSTAAAVLSSVLKQPHAILDGNVKRTLSRSFAVEGWPGKKEVENRLWQIAEQHTPDTDVDKYNQAMMDMGALVCTRSKPKCTLCPVESLCEAKKQDKQLDYPGKKPKKEKPVKQSWFIILYHDNQVWLEQRPQVGIWGGLYCFPQNENSAIQRQLDSRSIRNKDIEQQRTLITFRHTFSHYHLDITPVLIKLNKQPTLVMEGSQGLWYNISQPEEVGLAAPVKQLIESLPSEIN encoded by the coding sequence GTGACCCCTTTTGCACAGGCGATTTTAAGCTGGTACGACAATTTTGGACGCAAAGAGTTGCCCTGGCAGCAAGAGAAGACGCTATATAAAGTATGGCTTTCCGAGATTATGCTGCAGCAGACACAAGTTACTACGGTCATCCCTTACTTTGAACGTTTTTTGCAGCGTTTTCCTACCATTAGCCACCTTGCTCAGGCACAGCAGGATGAAGTTTTACACCTCTGGACAGGGCTTGGTTACTATGCAAGGGCGAGAAACCTGCATAAAGCGGCTCAGATTGTCCACCAGCAATATCAAGGCGAGTTCCCTCAGAATATAGAAGAGGTAAACGCCCTTCCGGGAGTCGGGCGCTCTACGGCCGCAGCAGTGCTCTCTTCAGTATTAAAACAGCCTCATGCCATACTGGACGGAAATGTTAAGCGAACCCTTTCCCGTAGCTTTGCTGTTGAAGGTTGGCCCGGAAAGAAAGAGGTTGAAAATCGTCTGTGGCAAATAGCGGAACAACATACGCCTGATACCGATGTCGATAAATATAATCAGGCTATGATGGATATGGGCGCTCTGGTTTGCACCCGTAGTAAGCCCAAATGTACTCTTTGTCCGGTAGAGTCACTGTGTGAAGCAAAAAAACAGGATAAACAGCTCGACTACCCGGGAAAGAAGCCAAAGAAAGAAAAGCCAGTAAAACAGAGCTGGTTTATTATCCTCTATCACGACAATCAGGTCTGGCTGGAGCAGCGTCCGCAAGTCGGTATCTGGGGCGGCTTATACTGCTTCCCGCAAAATGAAAACTCTGCCATACAGCGACAGTTAGATAGTCGTTCTATTCGTAATAAGGATATTGAACAGCAGAGAACGTTAATCACCTTCCGGCACACATTCAGTCACTATCATCTGGATATTACCCCTGTGCTCATAAAACTGAACAAGCAACCAACTCTGGTTATGGAAGGTTCTCAAGGTCTCTGGTATAACATATCTCAACCAGAAGAGGTGGGTCTTGCAGCTCCGGTTAAACAGCTGATTGAGAGCCTACCCTCTGAAATTAATTAA
- the trmB gene encoding tRNA (guanosine(46)-N7)-methyltransferase TrmB: MSEVTTNEYTEDGKLVRKVRSFVRREGRLTKGQENALKECWPTMGIDYKEELLNWQEVFGNDNPVVLEIGFGMGASLVEMAKNAPEKNFIGIEVHSPGVGACLSAAQEAGVTNLRVMCHDAVEVFANMIPDGSLAILQLFFPDPWHKKRHHKRRIVQLEFAEMVRQKLIVGSGIFHMATDWENYAEHMIEVMEAAPGYKNIAEEGHYIPRPEERPLTKFEARGHRLGHGVWDIKYQRVS; the protein is encoded by the coding sequence ATGAGTGAAGTGACCACAAACGAATATACTGAAGATGGCAAACTGGTACGTAAGGTACGCAGCTTTGTGCGTCGTGAAGGACGTTTAACAAAAGGTCAGGAGAATGCTTTAAAAGAGTGTTGGCCGACAATGGGGATAGATTACAAGGAAGAGTTGCTTAACTGGCAGGAAGTCTTTGGTAATGATAACCCGGTTGTTCTGGAAATCGGTTTTGGTATGGGGGCTTCTCTGGTCGAGATGGCAAAGAATGCACCTGAGAAGAACTTTATTGGTATTGAAGTTCACAGTCCCGGTGTTGGTGCCTGTCTGAGTGCCGCTCAGGAAGCGGGTGTCACTAACCTGAGAGTAATGTGTCATGACGCTGTAGAAGTGTTTGCCAATATGATTCCCGACGGCAGTCTGGCAATCCTACAACTGTTTTTCCCTGATCCGTGGCATAAGAAACGTCACCATAAACGACGTATTGTGCAACTGGAATTTGCTGAGATGGTTCGCCAGAAGTTGATTGTTGGCTCAGGTATTTTCCATATGGCAACAGACTGGGAAAACTATGCTGAGCATATGATCGAAGTAATGGAAGCCGCTCCGGGCTATAAAAACATTGCTGAAGAAGGTCACTATATCCCTCGTCCTGAAGAGCGCCCGCTGACAAAGTTTGAAGCCCGTGGTCACAGACTGGGACACGGTGTCTGGGATATTAAGTACCAGCGTGTTTCTTAA
- the glsB gene encoding glutaminase B produces MMPTQSMLEDILNEVRPLLGQGKVADYIPALAKVPADKLGIAVCLANGELIKAGDADEAFSIQSISKALSLTLAMILYQPEEIWARVGKEPSGQAFNSLIQLELEQGIPRNPFINAGAIVVSDMLFSRLSAPKQRLLEFVRQLSGESHIVYDKIVAASEMMHSDRNAAIAYLMRSFGNFDNDVIPVLNTYFHACALKMSCVELVKTFSYLACGGVSCQTGKAVISAQQSKQLNAMLATCGLYDGAGDFAYRVGMPGKSGVGGGIVAVIPGEMTIAVWSPELDKSGNSLAGTAALEKLTTKLGRSIF; encoded by the coding sequence ATGATGCCAACCCAGTCGATGCTTGAAGATATTTTAAATGAAGTCCGGCCTTTACTCGGGCAGGGTAAGGTTGCGGATTATATTCCTGCGCTGGCTAAAGTGCCGGCGGATAAACTGGGTATTGCGGTTTGCCTTGCTAATGGCGAGCTTATAAAGGCGGGAGACGCTGACGAAGCTTTCTCTATCCAGTCCATTTCAAAAGCCCTCAGCCTGACACTGGCTATGATTCTGTATCAGCCAGAAGAGATTTGGGCCAGAGTCGGAAAAGAGCCTTCCGGACAAGCATTTAACTCCCTGATCCAGCTGGAGCTGGAGCAAGGAATTCCCCGTAATCCCTTTATTAACGCCGGTGCTATTGTTGTTTCGGATATGCTATTTAGCCGTCTGTCTGCACCTAAGCAGCGTTTACTGGAATTTGTGCGGCAGTTATCCGGTGAAAGCCATATTGTCTATGACAAGATAGTCGCAGCTTCAGAGATGATGCACAGTGACAGAAATGCGGCCATCGCCTACCTGATGCGCTCCTTTGGTAACTTTGATAACGATGTTATTCCGGTTCTTAACACCTATTTTCACGCCTGTGCACTAAAAATGAGTTGTGTTGAACTGGTTAAAACCTTTAGTTATCTCGCTTGTGGCGGGGTCTCCTGTCAGACAGGAAAAGCGGTTATCTCAGCACAACAGAGTAAGCAACTTAATGCCATGCTGGCGACTTGTGGCTTGTATGACGGTGCTGGTGATTTTGCTTATCGTGTCGGAATGCCAGGTAAATCTGGTGTCGGAGGCGGTATTGTAGCCGTGATCCCGGGTGAAATGACGATTGCAGTCTGGTCTCCTGAGCTGGATAAGTCCGGCAACTCCCTTGCCGGTACCGCAGCTCTGGAAAAACTGACTACCAAGCTTGGCCGTTCAATTTTCTAG
- the hemW gene encoding radical SAM family heme chaperone HemW, which translates to MITPPPLSLYVHIPWCVQKCPYCDFNSHALKAEIPQQIYIDALIEDLDQDLQRYQLKKDMRPLHSIFIGGGTPSLISPEQIGRLIREINKRLNFQHDIEITMEANPGTIEAERFEHYRQEGVTRISVGVQSFEQEKLSRLGRIHGETEAVNAAKLAHSIGLKSFNLDLMHGLPDQSVEQALADLDKAIELAPPHLSWYQLTIEPNTLFYSKPPQLPDDDQLWDIFELGGKKLADAGYVQYEISGYSKPGFQCQHNLNYWRFGDYLGIGCGAHGKVSFADGRIIRTSKVKHPRGYLNIAKPYLDSEAEVAPEDRPFEFFMNRFRLIEACPKQEFSEQTGLDLSVIQPVIQEALDRGYIQQTAQHWQVTEKGKLFLNDLLEMFVAD; encoded by the coding sequence ATGATCACGCCTCCTCCCCTGAGTCTGTATGTGCATATCCCGTGGTGTGTGCAGAAGTGTCCATACTGCGACTTTAACTCTCACGCCCTGAAGGCAGAGATTCCGCAGCAGATCTATATTGATGCGCTGATTGAAGACTTAGATCAGGATCTTCAGCGCTATCAGCTAAAAAAAGACATGCGGCCGTTACACTCTATTTTTATCGGCGGAGGAACCCCCAGCCTGATATCACCTGAGCAGATTGGCCGCTTAATCAGAGAGATAAACAAGCGTCTGAACTTTCAGCATGATATTGAGATCACCATGGAAGCCAACCCGGGTACCATAGAGGCAGAACGTTTTGAGCACTACCGGCAGGAAGGCGTTACCCGTATTTCTGTCGGAGTACAAAGCTTTGAGCAGGAAAAACTTAGCCGGCTTGGCAGAATTCACGGAGAAACAGAGGCGGTTAACGCAGCAAAACTGGCCCACTCTATCGGCTTAAAAAGCTTTAATCTGGATCTTATGCACGGCTTGCCGGATCAGAGTGTAGAGCAGGCGTTGGCTGATCTGGACAAAGCCATTGAATTAGCACCGCCTCATTTGTCTTGGTATCAGCTCACTATTGAGCCAAATACCCTGTTCTACTCAAAGCCACCTCAGTTGCCTGATGATGATCAACTGTGGGATATTTTTGAGCTTGGCGGAAAGAAGCTGGCGGATGCAGGTTATGTTCAATATGAGATTTCCGGCTACAGCAAACCCGGTTTTCAGTGTCAGCATAACCTGAACTACTGGCGCTTTGGAGATTACCTCGGTATTGGTTGCGGAGCCCACGGAAAAGTCAGTTTTGCTGACGGCAGAATTATCCGTACCAGTAAAGTTAAACATCCGAGGGGATATTTGAATATCGCTAAACCCTATCTGGACAGTGAAGCAGAAGTTGCGCCGGAAGACAGGCCATTTGAGTTCTTTATGAACCGCTTCCGCTTAATTGAAGCCTGCCCGAAACAGGAGTTTAGTGAGCAGACAGGTCTGGATTTATCCGTTATCCAGCCAGTAATACAGGAAGCACTCGATCGGGGCTATATACAGCAAACAGCACAACATTGGCAGGTGACGGAAAAGGGTAAGCTGTTTCTGAATGATCTATTGGAGATGTTTGTTGCTGATTAA
- a CDS encoding XTP/dITP diphosphatase, giving the protein MKKIVLATGNQGKVKEMASLLSDFGFDVRAQSEFNVSDVAETGTTFIENAIIKARHAAKATGLPAIADDSGLEVDYLKGAPGIYSARFSGEGATDKKNIQKLLTELEGVPEEQRTARFHCVLVLMKHENDPTPVVCHGKWEGRILTEEHGENGFGYDPVFWVPEKSCASAELEPTEKKQLSHRGKALKQLFTTLAEEQ; this is encoded by the coding sequence ATGAAAAAGATCGTATTAGCCACAGGTAACCAAGGCAAAGTGAAAGAGATGGCCAGTCTGCTGTCAGACTTTGGCTTTGATGTCAGGGCGCAAAGTGAGTTCAATGTTTCCGATGTGGCAGAAACAGGAACTACTTTTATTGAAAATGCCATTATCAAAGCACGCCATGCCGCCAAAGCAACCGGCTTACCAGCTATTGCCGATGACTCTGGCTTGGAAGTCGATTATCTGAAAGGCGCTCCCGGCATCTATTCAGCACGTTTCTCCGGTGAAGGTGCAACGGATAAGAAAAACATTCAAAAGCTGCTGACAGAGCTTGAAGGCGTGCCTGAAGAGCAACGAACAGCACGCTTCCACTGCGTATTGGTTCTGATGAAACATGAAAACGATCCAACCCCTGTTGTTTGTCACGGAAAGTGGGAGGGACGTATTCTGACTGAGGAACATGGTGAAAATGGCTTCGGCTATGATCCTGTCTTCTGGGTTCCGGAAAAATCGTGTGCCAGTGCAGAGCTTGAACCGACAGAGAAAAAACAACTTTCTCACCGCGGCAAGGCCCTTAAACAGCTTTTCACCACCTTAGCTGAAGAGCAGTAA
- the yggU gene encoding DUF167 family protein YggU, with protein MTAARLENDALTLRLYIQPKASRDKIVGLHGEELKVAITAPPVDGKANAHLIKFLSKQFKVAKGNIEIEKGELGRHKQVKVHAPVQIPDTIQALI; from the coding sequence ATGACAGCAGCCCGGCTGGAGAATGACGCACTGACTCTCAGGCTCTATATTCAGCCTAAAGCAAGCCGGGATAAAATTGTCGGCTTGCACGGCGAAGAGCTAAAGGTGGCGATAACTGCCCCTCCTGTTGACGGAAAAGCCAATGCTCACTTAATCAAGTTCCTTTCCAAACAGTTTAAGGTTGCAAAAGGAAATATTGAAATAGAGAAAGGTGAACTGGGCAGACATAAACAGGTAAAAGTGCATGCTCCGGTACAAATACCAGACACTATTCAAGCTCTCATCTGA